A genomic region of Nymphalis io chromosome 3, ilAglIoxx1.1, whole genome shotgun sequence contains the following coding sequences:
- the LOC126781412 gene encoding tyrosine-protein kinase transmembrane receptor Ror-like, with protein sequence MKKKNQVQSTERPNRKRRLSREKTTKLARVAREEARPKQAAQNNTITFIYGGCETLSCGEEAACIQHNNTVHYCVCTSNAEPAKEGVKCPRSTVPLTQRQAIHNVIPPRPSNATDLRYPPSSPTAQAPNSLVSSDIIAEATASSDAAILGSGTYSSASAPVLLSMAAGCGLLLLIVSIVIFYLRRRICKIDRKDKPRIRPGEPLLAERYITNPQYGVCGAGNVSAPVTVPGSPAPPPSNKGNEPQVTLLERSALTFLEEVGEGCFGKVYKGVLRSSTAEEQVAIKVLKDSAGRSAEEDFVREVSIMSAFRHPNILTLIGVVYRDDTNVSPWMVFEYMEWGDLAGVLRGSRGGRRPGLVLDESALLHVALQVARGMQYLASRRFVHRDLAARNCLVGTNLAVKIADFGMSRDVYTCDYYKMGRERPMPVRWMSPESIVYARFTHESDVWSYGVVLWEIYSRGKQPFYGCNNYDASKKILRGILLVPPDDCPRFACELMRACWTIDPRDRIMFDEICIKLEAAQATGPDSSPQMRLPRPPVGPLESEGYLVPNPPPPTVDYLKPLPDLDPDSDFSEDEDVEEYT encoded by the exons ttGTCACGTGAGAAAACAACAAAACTAGCTAGGGTCGCAAGAGAAGAAGCACGACCTAAGCAGGCGGCCCAAAATAACACAA TAACATTTATCTATGGTGGATGCGAAACATTATCTTGTGGTGAAGAAGCTGCATGCattcaacacaacaatactgtgcATTACTGTGTATGCACATCCAATGCTGAACCCGCCAAAGAAGGTGTTAAATGTCCACGAAGTACag TGCCCCTGACTCAGCGTCAAGCTATCCACAATGTAATCCCACCGCGGCCGTCAAACGCCACCGACCTCAGATACCCACCGTCATCGCCAACCGCTCAA gcaCCGAATTCACTGGTAAGTAGTGATATAATAGCAGAAGCAACGGCAAGTAGCGATGCAGCCATTTTAGGATCAGGAACCTACTCCAGTGCGAGTGCCCCAGTGCTGTTGAGCATGGCAGCAGGATGTGGATTACTATTGCTTATAGTTTCTATAGTTATATTCTACCTCAGAAGACGGATATGTAAAATCGATAGAAAAGACAAACCG CGTATTCGGCCAGGAGAACCACTACTTGCTGAACGGTATATAACGAACCCGCAGTACGGCGTGTGCGGTGCAGGGAATGTTTCGGCCCCGGTTACTGTGCCAGGATCTCCTGCTCCACCACCATCAAATAAAGGAAACGAGCCGCAAGTTACACTCTTAGAAAGAAGTGCTTTAACGTTCCTGGAAGAAGTCGGGGAAGGATGCTTCGGGAAAGTTTATAAAg gGGTTCTCAGAAGTAGCACTGCTGAAGAGCAGGTTGCTATAAAGGTCCTAAAAGACAGCGCTGGACGCAGCGCAGAAGAAGATTTTGTAAGAGAAGTTTCCATAATGTCAGCATTCCGTCATCCTAATATATTAACACTAATAGGCGTAGTATACAGAG ATGATACAAATGTTAGTCCATGGATGGTTTTTGAGTACATGGAGTGGGGTGATTTAGCGGGAGTATTACGCGGTTCTCGGGGAGGGAGACGACCAGGTTTAGTTCTCGATGAATCGGCTTTACTGCACGTAGCTCTGCAAGTGGCGCGTGGAATGCAATATCTGGCATCCAGAAGGTTTGTGCACAGGGATCTGGCTGCAAGGAATTGTCTAGTAGGTACTAATTTAGCTGTTAAAATAGCAGATTTCGGGATGTCTCGAGATGTTTACACATGTGATTACTATAAAATGGGTCGTGAGCGACCCATGCCTGTGCGATGGATGTCACCAGAAAGTATTGTTTATGCTAGATTTACTCATGAATCCGATGTTTGGTCTTACGGTGTAGTTCTTTGGGAAATTTACAGTCGAGGAAAACAACCGTTTTACGGTTGTAACAACTATGATGCTTCAAAGAAAATTTTACGGGGAATACTTCTTGTGCCACCAGATGACTGCCCACGATTCGCATGTGAACTAATGAGAGCATGCTGGACAATAGATCCCAGGGATAGAATAATGTTCgatgaaatatgtataaaattagaaGCAGCTCAAGCAACTGGTCCCGATTCTAGCCCTCAAATGCGACTACCTCGGCCACCGGTGGGACCTTTAGAATCAGAAGGTTACTTAGTTCCTAATCCACCACCCCCCACTGTAGATTACTTAAAACCTCTACCAGACCTTGACCCAGACTCCGACTTCAGTGAAGATGAAGACGTAGAAGAATATACTTGA